The Paenibacillus sp. BIC5C1 DNA segment GTGCACCCAGCAGAGCTTCTGTATTCACGCTTGGACCACGTCCAACATTGACGAAACAGGAACCGGATTTGAAATGCTCAAATGCAGTCTGATTATAGATATGATGGGTTTCATCTGTGAGTGGCAAAATATTGATAACGTAATCGCCTTGCCCCAGTGCTTCATATAGGCCGGACATATTGTACATTTGGTCTACATTTGGAACGTCTTTTCCGGAGCGCCGAACTCCAATGACGTTCATGCCTAGCGCTTTGAGAATGCGCGCGGTTTCTGATCCGATCTCGCCCACACCGACGATGACCGCTGTTTTGCCATGCAATTCCGGAAGAGGTTTGCCTGGGGATTTCCATTCCGCCTGCTGCTGGTGCAGCATCGCTTGTCTAAGCCAGCGGCTGTGGGACAACATCATACCCAGAATAATTTCGGTAATGGGAATGGCATGTACGCCATTAGCACTGGTTAACATTATGTTTTTTTGTTCCAAATCTGAGAAAGGAAGGTTGTCCACACCTGCGGACCAAACCTGAACCCATTTTAAAGGGCTGTTTTCTTTCAGTGCATGTTCGGTTACCAGAGGAGACCAGCCTAAGACAATTTCGGCTTCTTTTAACTCCGATGTGTCAATCTCTTTGGCTTTGCCAACCGTAAGTGTATAACCTGGTGCTGCATCCAGAATGCGTTGTTGCTGCTTTGTCGACAAGGATGGGAAACATACAATTTTACCCATAGTTAGTGGCCTCCTGAATTGAAATAAGTTGTGGTATTAGTTTAGCAGAAAAGAAGACGATGTGCGTAAAAGGCAGGAATACAGCCTCATGTGCAAATCCCAAAAATTGTGTCACTCTATACTTAACCAGCTTGAAACGATAGAGACGACTGTGAAATAATAAAACGAACTTTAGAAGAGGTGTATACCATGAATAACTATTCACATTCACATACCGATCTTCCATCCCGACGGGAACGATTATTTATTGCACTCCGTATGCCGGCACATATTCAGAATTTACTTCGGATGTCTGCGGAACAGGTGCAAGGAAAGCTTGATTTTCGCAAATGGACGGACTACCGGGATTATCATATTACACTGCAATTTCTGGGAGATACCCTTGTAAGTGACATTGGACATCTGCGTAAAGCGCTGCGTTCGGCAACGGCCGGGTTCCAGCCTTTTGAACTGCAATTATCCGGATGGGGAACGTTTGGTCTGGAAGAAGCGCCAAAGGTGTTGTGGAAGGGTGTTGAGGGAGAAACGGATCAACTTCATCTTCTGCAAAAACAGATCGTGGGCGCAACTTCTTCCCTTGGATTTGAGGCGGAATTAAGACCTTATTCTCCTCATATTACGATTGCGCGTAAATTTCTGGGCCAAAACCCAGGAAATGAAGATAAAGGGATATTTGGAGTGCTTCCAGGGCAGTTTTTAGGTGTTAATTCTTGGATGGTCCAAGATTTTGTGCTTTATGTGACACAGCCAGGTCAGGCGCCGATGTATGACGTCGTGGATACGTTTTCTTTTTCCTGAAACTCATTGATATGACATAAAATCACATTGACATAACGTTATTCCCTATGTAATATTAGCCATCGTTATTCAAATTCTTTTTTTGTGGTTACTTAGATTAGGGAATTGTTTCGACAGGAGGAATCTTCGAATGGATATTATAAGCAAGAATCGTTGGGTGGCACCGATGTTATCTGTGCTGCTTGTATGTATAGTGGGGGCTAACGTCGTTCAGGCGACTGGAAAATGGAATGAGGCAAGTGATAGCAAACAGATGACCGAACTTGCGGCATCAGCAGAAAATAGCGAAAATTCTTTTAGCGGAGACAGGCGCATGACGGAAGACGGGACAAGTCTATCTTCTGATGCGTCTACACAGACTGATAACTGGACCAATTCGCTTCCGGCCAAGAACTGGCTGACGGCTGCCCAGGAAGAGCAGGAACAGAAAGAAGCCAAGGCTAAACATGCGGCCCGAGCTGCAGCAGCGGCCAAAGCGAAGAAAGAAGCAGCTCTGAAATTGGCCAAGATAGAGCATGCCAAAGCGGTAGCTGCAATTACGACTCCCCCCCAAAAACTTTACTTTACACGGACCAAACTCCTGAACCAGGAAGACTCGAAACTTGCAACCTGGTCATACAGTGTGTCCGATAAAGAGCTGCTTCTGCTGCAAAAAATCGTCATGGCAGAGGCGGAAGGTGAACCGTACGAAGGCAAAGTGGCAGTTGCCAATGTTGTCTTAAACCGGCTGCGGTCAGCCAATTTTCCCGATACCATTTACAAAGTAATCTACCAGAAATCTCAATTCAGTCCTGTAGCGAACGGGCGCTTGAAACGTGTTACTCCTAATGAGGACAGTATCAAGGCGGTTAATGCAGCACTGAATGGGAAAAAGGAAGTCGCCGATGATACGTATTATTTCTTGTCATTGACGCTTGCGGACGATCTGACAGTGGCTCGTTCCCAGAAAAAAGTAAAAACGATCGGGCATCATACTTTTTACAAGTAATTGACCCGTAAATTCTGCAAACAGGCAGGGTAGTTAACTATGTATTCGCTACATAGACCTTGAAAAGCCCTGTAATGCAGTTTTATTTCGTCGTTTTTAATTTGATTGGTGATGAGAGTTTGTTATTTAAATTACCCTTTTTACCAGCTAATCATACAGAAATATGAATGAAATAAAAGAAGGTTCCCTTCCGGATTAATGGAGGGGAACCTTCTTTATGCATGTCTTTAAGAGATGAAACGCCTTCGTAGAACGATTAGAAGGGGTCATAGAGCTGCTAGAATGGGATTCGGGTACCTGACAGCGAAGTTGCTCCAATTCCGGCTGTGAAGCGCTCCTTGGGCGCTGATGTGACTTCCGCTGTGGCCGGGAACAATAAATCATGGACAGCCTGGGCACAACAGGTTGGATCGTAGGTGTTTTTGCTCCCTAATTTGTGGACTGATTTCAGCTGACTTTCAGCTTCACGTGGTGCATAGATCTGCTCACACAAATGCCTGAAGCGATTGGTTATAGCGTCAGCAGAGTGAATCACCTGGCCGTATCCGGCTTGTACAAAATATTCACAGTTCTCTTCTTCCTGTCCCGGCAATGGAGGTACGAATAACATCGGCAAGCCTTTAGCCAATGCTTCTGTACAAGTCATGCCACCTGGTTTCGTAATGAGCACATCGGATACGTCCATCAGTTTGCTGACCTCACGGGTATACCCAAGAATGCGTATATTCGGATGTTGGAAGCAGGACATTTCTTTCAGCTTGGCAATCATTTTCTCATTGCTTCCCAGACAGAACAGCAGCTGTACACGATCCGCCCATGACGTGAGGGCCTTCATATGCTCTTCATCAAAGGAAAGACCCCATCCGCCACCCATTAGCAGAGCAGTGGGCATGTTCTGAAGCCCCATTTCCTGTCGGAGGCTTACCTTGTCTCCTGCTTCCCAGAAGTCAGGATGCACAGGAATACCGGTGATTTGGATGCGAGAGGGCTCAACACCCCTGATCTCAAGCAGAGCCTTTACCTGTGGCGTGGATACCAAATATTTGTTGACCTCGGGATTAATCCACGTTGCATGTACGTCATAGTCTGTGACCAGCGTATATAGTGGAATATTAAGTCCCTGGCGTTTCAGTCGTGAGATGACCGCATTCGGAAATGGATGAGTACAGATCACAGCATCGGGTTTCAATTGGGATACGACTTGAGCCGTCTGTGTGTAGAAAATCCGGTGCAAGGCCAGTTTGGTAAATCCGTTTAGTGATTTGTTGTATTGTGTCCGATACAGCAGACTGACCAGCTTAGGCTGAACAGTTAGCGTCTTGCGGTATGCAGACAGAATAAGCGGAGCCATGGTTGGATTTAAAAATTTGCCGAGCTCAATAACCCGACTATGCACATGTGGACTGACTTTCTTAATGCCGCTTGCGAGCGCATGGGCGGCCTGGGTGTGACCGGTGCCGAAACCTTCGGATAACAAGAGCACTCTTGGTTTTCGCATGAGTTCACCTTTATTCATCAATTTAAATTTAACATTCATAGTCATACCGCACGTTGCATTACTACAAGAATATACAGCGAAGCGGGAAATCATGTTCATTCGTTACATATTTACACTATAGTTAATGTTCTGATACATCAAAACTTCGTCTTAATCCGTGTTGTTGGAGTCATCATACACTATAGACGACGATAGAAGCAGTTTCCACTGCATTTCGGTTAAAAAAAATTAACACAATTTTTTAATGTTAGGGTTGCAATCTGATGATGAGAGTGGTAATCTTGGTTTTGACCGAATGACCGAATTGTATTTTTGGTCATTTAAAGAGGACGATCAATGAAAATGAGGAGGGATATGATGGCTCCGATTGACAGGAGACAGCAGGTCATTCATGCAGCCGCGCAGTCTTTTGCCATGTTTGGATACAAGGCAACCACGATGGATCAGGTAGCGAAGATTGCGAATGTTGGCAAGGGAACGATCTACACGTTCTTTACGAATAAGGAACAATTGTTTGATCAGATTTTGGTGGAAGTAATCCAGGAAATGAAAAACATTGCTCATCGTGAAGTTCATCAGGAAAGTGCTTTTTTTGATAATTTGTTTCGTGTGCTTGATTCATTGCTGGAGTTTCGCCGTGATCACGATTTGCTGGTTAAATTGTCCCAGGAGCTTAAGGATTTTGGAACTCTTCAGGCCAAAGAAGGTTTGGAGAAAGTGGAGAAAGTCATCTCCGATTTTCTGGCACGGGAGCTTGAGAAGGCAAGAGACAACGGAGAGATTCGTGACTGTGATCCACAGGTAGTAGCCTTTATGATGATTCGTTTGTACATTGCCCTTACCTCAGATTGGAGCAAGCAACATGAGCCGCTGAGCAAAGAGGAAATCAAGAATTACTTTCGCCTTTTCTTAATGGAAGGAATTGCTGCTGCAACGTAACCCGAATTTATTCTACTATAATATGGGTTAGTCATACGATTGAAGGCAGTGAGGCTTGTCGAAAGACAGGTTTGTTTTTTTGCTCTAAAGTGACCGTTTGAGGAAAATAGTCATTTCGTATTTCGGTAAATTTTCCGGAAGGAATCAAATTAATTTCATTATGGTTATTCTGCTTAGGAAGCAGAGAGAACAAGGGGAGAAAATAACATGAAATCTTTATCCGTGTTTTTCAAGGATGTGGGATCGGCCGTGAGAAACCCGAAGGTGTTGATCCCCGTTATTGCAATTTTATTTATACCGATTCTATATAGTGGTATCTATTTGGCTGCCTACTGGGACCCATATGGTCATGTCGATGAAATGCCGGTTGCGGTTGTAAACCTTGATAAGGGCGCAGAGCTGGAAGGCAAATCATTGCATGTCGGTAGTGACCTCGTTGATGAACTGAAGAAAAATGCAGATTTTAAATGGGACTTTGTCAGTGCCAGCCAAGCCAAAGAAGGCATGGAAAACGACAAGTATTATATGCAAATTACGATTCCGGAAAACTTTTCATCCCAGGCAACCACGTTGCTTGATGATAAGCCACAGCCGGCTGATCTGATCTACGAACCGAATGGAAATTACAGCTTCGTGGGTGCGCAGATTGGGAAGACGGCCATCAAGGATCTGAAAGCTAAGGTTTCGGCCAAAGTGACAGAATCCTATGCGGAGACCCTGTTCGACAAGTTTTCCGAAGTGTCGGACGGATTGGCAGAAGCTGGAGACGGCGCTGGAGAATTGAATACCGGTGCAGGCAAGCTGGATGATGGAGCTGTGAAGCTCAAGGATAATCTGGAGAAGCTGGCTTCTGGTACATTGGAACTTCAAGATGGCTTGTCTCCATTAAGTGATGGTGTAAATGCACTGCATACGGGTGCAACTAAACTTGAAAGTGGAACATCGAATCTGGTATCCGGTTTGCAGCAGCTGCAAGCAGCGGCGACAAGCCAGCTTCAGAGCGGTGCAGACCAGTTGAAGGACGGCAGTGCCAAGCTGGAAACTGGACTGAAGTCTTCCATGGACGGAGCAGGCAAACTGCAAGCGGGTCTGCAGTCGTCTGAGCAGGGCAGTGCGAAGCTGTCCGAGGGTCTGCAAAGTGCAGTCCAAGGTAGCGGCACTTTGGCCACTGGCCTGCAATCGGCAGTAGACGGCAGCAGCAAGGTTGCTGATGGTGCTCAAGGCGTTGCTGACGGGTTGAAGCAGCTTGCTGCATCCAACCCTGAACTGGCAGCCAGTGAGGATGTACAGAAGCTGCTGGCAGCCAGTGCAGCAGTCGCTGAAGGCAGTAAGCAACTGCATGAGAGCGAACAGAAGCTCGCGCAGGGTGCAGATCAGTTGCACCAAGGCAATCAGCAACTGGCAGCAGGTGCGTCTGAGCTGCATGGAGGCCAAGAGCAGCTTCTGACAGGTGCGAACCAGTTGGTGGATGGTCAGCAGCAATTGCTGGCGGGCGCTGGACAGCTTAGCCAAGGCGGAGCGAAGCTCTCCGATGGTCTGAAACAGTTCAGCGGTAAGCTGGGCGAGGCTGCAAGTGGAGGCACATTGCTGGCAGATGGAGCCAAGCAACTGGGCTCCGGAACTACAGCCCTGCAATCAGGTGTGGGTAAATTGAGCGGTGGTGTGAGTTCGCTAACGGACGGCTCCAAACAACTCGGTGACGGAGCAGGCAAGCTGGCAGACGGTTTAACTGAGCTGAAAGACGGTTCAAGCGAACTGGCTACCAAGCTGAACGATGCGGCTCAGAAAACGTCAGAAGTCAAGAAAACGGACGATGTAGTGAATATGTTTGCTGAACCTGTGAATACGTCCGAGAATACAACAGAGAACGTGAGCAATTACGGTACAGGGTTGACGCCGTTCTTCCTGTCCATCGGTTTGTTTGTTGGATCGCTGATTTCAACGATTGTTTTGAAAATGCGGGAAACTTCCGTACCGGGGGCAACGGGTTGGAACCGTTTTGTAAGCCGTACGCTCGTATTCGGTTTTGTGAGCATTATCCAATCCGTAATCGTGGCAAGCTTCATGCTGTACGGTCTTGGACTGGAAACACACAGCGTACCGCTGTTCTATCTGTTCACGATCTTTACGGGACTGACCTTTATGTTTATTGTTCAGGCCCTCGTAACTTGGCTTGACTTGCCAGGACGTTATGTTGTTATCCTGTTATTGGTCTTCCAGCTTGCAGCAAGTGCGGGAACCTTCCCGGTGGAGCTGATTCCGTCGTGGCTTCAGGCGTTTAGCCCTTGGCTGCCAATGACGCACAGCATCATGGGCTTCAAAGCAGTTGTATCCAGTGGCAATTTCGATGTGATGTGGCATCAGGTCGGTATTCTGTCAATCTATGCAGGTATATCTGTGCTGCTGACCTTGGCTTTCTTCCTTTGGAGCGGCAGACGTCGCAAAAAAGAAGC contains these protein-coding regions:
- a CDS encoding MGDG synthase family glycosyltransferase, translating into MRKPRVLLLSEGFGTGHTQAAHALASGIKKVSPHVHSRVIELGKFLNPTMAPLILSAYRKTLTVQPKLVSLLYRTQYNKSLNGFTKLALHRIFYTQTAQVVSQLKPDAVICTHPFPNAVISRLKRQGLNIPLYTLVTDYDVHATWINPEVNKYLVSTPQVKALLEIRGVEPSRIQITGIPVHPDFWEAGDKVSLRQEMGLQNMPTALLMGGGWGLSFDEEHMKALTSWADRVQLLFCLGSNEKMIAKLKEMSCFQHPNIRILGYTREVSKLMDVSDVLITKPGGMTCTEALAKGLPMLFVPPLPGQEEENCEYFVQAGYGQVIHSADAITNRFRHLCEQIYAPREAESQLKSVHKLGSKNTYDPTCCAQAVHDLLFPATAEVTSAPKERFTAGIGATSLSGTRIPF
- the thpR gene encoding RNA 2',3'-cyclic phosphodiesterase, translated to MNNYSHSHTDLPSRRERLFIALRMPAHIQNLLRMSAEQVQGKLDFRKWTDYRDYHITLQFLGDTLVSDIGHLRKALRSATAGFQPFELQLSGWGTFGLEEAPKVLWKGVEGETDQLHLLQKQIVGATSSLGFEAELRPYSPHITIARKFLGQNPGNEDKGIFGVLPGQFLGVNSWMVQDFVLYVTQPGQAPMYDVVDTFSFS
- a CDS encoding YhgE/Pip domain-containing protein, which codes for MKSLSVFFKDVGSAVRNPKVLIPVIAILFIPILYSGIYLAAYWDPYGHVDEMPVAVVNLDKGAELEGKSLHVGSDLVDELKKNADFKWDFVSASQAKEGMENDKYYMQITIPENFSSQATTLLDDKPQPADLIYEPNGNYSFVGAQIGKTAIKDLKAKVSAKVTESYAETLFDKFSEVSDGLAEAGDGAGELNTGAGKLDDGAVKLKDNLEKLASGTLELQDGLSPLSDGVNALHTGATKLESGTSNLVSGLQQLQAAATSQLQSGADQLKDGSAKLETGLKSSMDGAGKLQAGLQSSEQGSAKLSEGLQSAVQGSGTLATGLQSAVDGSSKVADGAQGVADGLKQLAASNPELAASEDVQKLLAASAAVAEGSKQLHESEQKLAQGADQLHQGNQQLAAGASELHGGQEQLLTGANQLVDGQQQLLAGAGQLSQGGAKLSDGLKQFSGKLGEAASGGTLLADGAKQLGSGTTALQSGVGKLSGGVSSLTDGSKQLGDGAGKLADGLTELKDGSSELATKLNDAAQKTSEVKKTDDVVNMFAEPVNTSENTTENVSNYGTGLTPFFLSIGLFVGSLISTIVLKMRETSVPGATGWNRFVSRTLVFGFVSIIQSVIVASFMLYGLGLETHSVPLFYLFTIFTGLTFMFIVQALVTWLDLPGRYVVILLLVFQLAASAGTFPVELIPSWLQAFSPWLPMTHSIMGFKAVVSSGNFDVMWHQVGILSIYAGISVLLTLAFFLWSGRRRKKEAEVVESGQVVTA
- a CDS encoding TetR/AcrR family transcriptional regulator, with amino-acid sequence MAPIDRRQQVIHAAAQSFAMFGYKATTMDQVAKIANVGKGTIYTFFTNKEQLFDQILVEVIQEMKNIAHREVHQESAFFDNLFRVLDSLLEFRRDHDLLVKLSQELKDFGTLQAKEGLEKVEKVISDFLARELEKARDNGEIRDCDPQVVAFMMIRLYIALTSDWSKQHEPLSKEEIKNYFRLFLMEGIAAAT
- a CDS encoding cell wall hydrolase gives rise to the protein MDIISKNRWVAPMLSVLLVCIVGANVVQATGKWNEASDSKQMTELAASAENSENSFSGDRRMTEDGTSLSSDASTQTDNWTNSLPAKNWLTAAQEEQEQKEAKAKHAARAAAAAKAKKEAALKLAKIEHAKAVAAITTPPQKLYFTRTKLLNQEDSKLATWSYSVSDKELLLLQKIVMAEAEGEPYEGKVAVANVVLNRLRSANFPDTIYKVIYQKSQFSPVANGRLKRVTPNEDSIKAVNAALNGKKEVADDTYYFLSLTLADDLTVARSQKKVKTIGHHTFYK
- a CDS encoding D-2-hydroxyacid dehydrogenase, whose translation is MGKIVCFPSLSTKQQQRILDAAPGYTLTVGKAKEIDTSELKEAEIVLGWSPLVTEHALKENSPLKWVQVWSAGVDNLPFSDLEQKNIMLTSANGVHAIPITEIILGMMLSHSRWLRQAMLHQQQAEWKSPGKPLPELHGKTAVIVGVGEIGSETARILKALGMNVIGVRRSGKDVPNVDQMYNMSGLYEALGQGDYVINILPLTDETHHIYNQTAFEHFKSGSCFVNVGRGPSVNTEALLGALDSGKVAFAALDVFEEEPLPADHPLWGKENVLITPHIAGSTEQYTERALDIFVQNLEAYIAGRTLPLNLVNYSHKY